The Hyphomonadaceae bacterium ML37 genome includes a region encoding these proteins:
- a CDS encoding TolC family outer membrane protein, with product MKFLITAALAAGLAAAAAPSGWSQSLEETLSAAYRTNPQLQAERARLRQSAEGVIQARSALLPSLSASGTLSESETWGAGGIGGAGGGGDGSSSVGAQLSQPLYRGGRTRGSINAAEARLEAGRERLRAVEQNVLFDAVSAHANVTRDQQIVSIRSNNVEVLGEQLRAARDRFEVGEITRTDVAQAEARLSGARAQLSGAQAALAASRAAYARVTGVEPVQPELIGPGAGLPEALDGAQNLALDNNPDLRAVEFNELAAREGIRVARGALLPEVSLSASVNESRDSAFSGDGRGSASVQARVSVPIFTGGLNRSRVREAQASADEARLAGLTTRRQVIEAVSNAWNTYLAAQAVIESSREAVRANEIAFEGVEQEAFVGLRTTLDVLNAEQELLNSRLELVRAERDLAVASYGLLQTLGLLSARDLELPVDDETAIGDDSRSRWPNFSLIPWN from the coding sequence ATGAAATTTCTGATCACGGCTGCATTGGCGGCGGGACTGGCGGCTGCCGCGGCGCCTTCTGGCTGGTCCCAGTCACTCGAAGAGACGCTCTCGGCGGCCTACCGCACCAATCCCCAGCTCCAGGCCGAGCGCGCGCGCCTGCGCCAGAGCGCCGAGGGCGTGATCCAGGCCCGTTCGGCGCTGCTGCCAAGCCTTTCAGCCAGCGGGACGCTGTCGGAATCCGAAACCTGGGGGGCCGGCGGCATTGGCGGTGCGGGCGGCGGCGGGGACGGGTCCAGCTCGGTCGGCGCGCAGCTCAGCCAGCCGCTCTATCGCGGCGGCCGCACCCGCGGCTCGATCAATGCGGCTGAAGCGCGCCTGGAAGCCGGACGCGAACGCCTGCGCGCGGTGGAGCAGAACGTGCTGTTCGACGCTGTGTCGGCCCACGCCAATGTGACGCGCGACCAGCAAATCGTCTCCATCCGCTCCAATAACGTGGAGGTGCTGGGCGAACAGCTGCGGGCGGCGCGCGACCGGTTCGAGGTTGGCGAGATCACCCGCACCGATGTCGCCCAGGCCGAAGCGCGCCTGTCGGGCGCGCGCGCCCAGCTGTCGGGCGCCCAGGCGGCGCTGGCGGCGTCGCGCGCGGCCTATGCCCGCGTCACCGGAGTTGAACCGGTGCAGCCGGAACTGATCGGCCCGGGCGCCGGACTGCCCGAGGCGCTGGACGGCGCCCAGAACCTGGCGCTGGACAATAATCCTGACCTGCGCGCGGTGGAGTTCAACGAGCTGGCCGCCCGCGAAGGCATCCGCGTGGCGCGCGGCGCGCTGCTGCCGGAAGTGTCGCTCAGCGCCTCGGTCAATGAGAGCCGCGATTCGGCGTTTTCCGGTGACGGGCGCGGCTCGGCCTCGGTGCAGGCGCGCGTCAGCGTGCCGATCTTCACCGGCGGCCTGAACCGGTCGCGCGTGCGCGAGGCGCAGGCCTCGGCGGACGAAGCGCGCCTCGCCGGTCTGACCACGCGCCGTCAGGTCATCGAGGCGGTGTCCAATGCCTGGAACACCTATCTGGCCGCGCAGGCGGTGATCGAATCGAGCCGCGAAGCGGTGCGCGCCAACGAGATCGCGTTCGAAGGCGTGGAGCAGGAGGCCTTTGTCGGGCTTCGCACGACGCTGGACGTGCTCAACGCCGAGCAGGAATTGCTCAACTCGCGCCTTGAACTGGTGCGCGCCGAACGTGATCTGGCGGTGGCGAGCTATGGTTTGCTGCAGACGCTCGGCCTGCTCAGCGCCCGCGATCTGGAGCTTCCGGTCGACGACGAAACCGCGATCGGTGATGACAGCCGGTCGCGTTGGCCTAACTTCAGCTTAATCCCCTGGAATTAG
- a CDS encoding DUF2497 domain-containing protein → MFAALSDNLRVSSDQGQTLEGIVREMMRPMLKKWLDDNLPAIVEEKVQAEVERIARRRR, encoded by the coding sequence ATGTTCGCGGCGCTGTCGGACAATCTGCGTGTGTCGTCCGACCAGGGTCAGACCCTGGAAGGCATTGTGCGCGAAATGATGCGCCCGATGCTCAAGAAGTGGCTGGACGACAATCTTCCGGCCATCGTGGAAGAGAAGGTCCAGGCGGAAGTCGAGCGCATCGCGCGCCGCCGCCGCTGA
- a CDS encoding MaoC family dehydratase has protein sequence MLDAEVRRGSIAAMTDAQDFQSRIGATRHSDWFLVDQTQVNGFADITLDHQFIHVDPERAKAETPFGGPIAHGFLTLSMLSHFAAQCLPAFPDKAIGINYGFDKVRFLSPVPVGARIRGKFTLASADQRKPGQIQLAHDVEVEIENFPTPALAARWLSLVVTG, from the coding sequence ATGCTTGACGCCGAGGTGCGGCGCGGGTCAATTGCGGCCATGACAGACGCTCAGGACTTCCAATCCCGCATCGGCGCCACCCGGCATTCGGACTGGTTCCTTGTGGACCAGACCCAGGTCAACGGGTTTGCCGACATCACGCTCGATCACCAGTTCATCCATGTGGACCCGGAACGGGCCAAGGCCGAGACCCCGTTCGGTGGCCCCATCGCCCACGGGTTTCTGACCCTTTCCATGCTCAGCCATTTCGCAGCCCAGTGCCTGCCCGCCTTCCCCGACAAGGCCATCGGCATCAATTACGGCTTCGACAAGGTGCGCTTTCTGAGCCCGGTGCCGGTGGGCGCGCGCATTCGCGGCAAGTTCACGCTGGCCTCCGCCGATCAGCGCAAGCCCGGACAGATCCAGCTCGCCCATGATGTGGAAGTGGAGATCGAGAATTTCCCCACCCCGGCTCTGGCTGCCCGCTGGCTGAGCCTCGTCGTCACCGGCTGA
- a CDS encoding S41 family peptidase: protein MRAILAGLAAALIWTGAALADVTEHWLRHAAVAPDGTQIVFSAHGQLWRVSAEGGTASPITTGEGWSGHPVWSPDGSMIAFANDRFGNLDIFAMRADGSQVSRLTYHSADDRPSDFSPDGQRVLFSSARGASVQSSYFPTGALPELYEIAISGGAPRMVSTVPANEARWSPDGTRIAYRQERAYESTERQRDVSSFARDVWVFDVATGAHENVSVNPGGDHAPAWADDGSLLLLSEIDGGAFNVHHLDLETGARTPLTDHTPHPARDLSVSGDGLAVYTWHGDIYRVRRGDAPQRLDIRLSAPPLRDAPRPFPVAGRISEFAVSPDGQELAFVARGEVFVTAADFSTTVRLTNSPEQERSVSFSPDGRSVLYASNRDGAWAIYETSLTDTSEPRFSAATAWRERLVYSQPGGEAFQPAYSPNGELIAFIDNRDAISVVTRQGRNRRTVFGPELNYSYSDGDLQFSWSPDSRWIASSFTPGNFFYANIGVAPADGSAPPRDITLTGYGDYAPQWHEGGGAIVWVSNRYGPRSHGSWGAQQDVMAGFLTQSAWDRFNLTEQERALAEEMEEDDEAGERDGALADFFNWIGAALEGPAQLDLDAVEQRTRRLTIHSSELADARLNSDLSALYYLARFEGGFDLWMHDLHKGETKRIAQLNARSASLQLADDSTAFLLVDGNLRKVTLPGGTVTPVAITAEVSLRADSERAHLFEHVWRQVQDKFYDPDFHGVDWPAMRAAYEPKLAGVSTSRDFALLMSEMLGQLNASHTGMRYRPQDTGNVNDSTASLGVIYDLSADVPGLVIAEVLPGGPLDRDGFDIRPGARITAIAGTTLEAGVNPFSLLNRRAGQRIRITIEPARGGRARELTVRPYSQGQEGQARYDRWIERRRAIVEEASGGRIGYAHIRSMNDTGYRQVYGELLGRNFHREAVVIDTRFNGGGWLHDDLLTLLTGEDYFRLRARDRIIRGAPEERWSRPSAVVMNEGNYSNAHMFPYVYQLFGVGPLVGMPVPGTGTAVWWETLMTGDLVFGIPQLPVLDPDDRPVENQELQPDILIDNPPAEAARGEDAQLQAAVAALIDILEAQE, encoded by the coding sequence ATGCGCGCGATTCTGGCGGGGCTTGCAGCGGCGTTGATCTGGACAGGGGCGGCGCTGGCCGATGTGACGGAGCATTGGCTGCGTCACGCGGCGGTGGCTCCGGACGGGACCCAGATCGTCTTCTCCGCGCACGGACAGCTCTGGCGCGTCAGCGCCGAGGGCGGGACGGCTTCGCCCATCACCACCGGGGAAGGGTGGAGCGGCCATCCGGTCTGGTCGCCGGACGGGTCCATGATCGCGTTCGCCAATGACCGGTTCGGCAATCTCGACATTTTCGCCATGCGCGCTGACGGGTCGCAGGTGTCGCGCCTGACCTATCATTCAGCCGATGACCGCCCGTCGGACTTCTCCCCCGATGGTCAGCGCGTTCTGTTCAGCTCGGCGCGCGGCGCGTCTGTGCAGTCGAGCTATTTTCCGACCGGCGCTCTGCCTGAATTGTATGAGATCGCCATCAGCGGCGGCGCGCCGCGCATGGTGTCCACCGTGCCCGCCAATGAGGCGCGCTGGAGCCCGGACGGAACGCGAATCGCCTACCGCCAGGAGCGCGCCTATGAGAGCACGGAACGCCAGCGTGACGTGTCCTCCTTCGCCCGCGATGTGTGGGTGTTCGATGTGGCGACGGGCGCGCACGAGAATGTCTCCGTCAATCCGGGCGGCGATCACGCCCCGGCCTGGGCCGATGACGGATCGCTTTTGCTGTTGTCGGAAATCGATGGCGGGGCGTTCAATGTCCACCATCTCGATCTTGAGACCGGCGCGCGCACGCCGCTGACCGATCACACGCCGCATCCGGCGCGCGATCTGTCGGTCAGCGGCGACGGGCTGGCGGTCTACACCTGGCACGGCGATATCTACCGGGTGCGCCGGGGTGACGCGCCGCAAAGGCTTGATATCCGCCTGTCGGCGCCGCCCCTGCGCGATGCGCCGCGTCCCTTCCCGGTGGCGGGCCGGATCAGCGAGTTTGCGGTGTCGCCCGATGGCCAGGAGCTGGCGTTCGTGGCGCGCGGCGAGGTGTTCGTCACGGCGGCTGATTTCTCCACCACGGTGCGCCTGACCAACAGCCCCGAGCAGGAGCGCTCGGTGAGCTTCTCGCCCGATGGCCGCTCGGTGCTCTACGCTTCGAACCGCGACGGCGCCTGGGCGATTTACGAGACCAGCCTGACCGATACGTCCGAGCCGCGCTTCTCCGCCGCCACCGCCTGGCGCGAGCGCCTGGTCTACAGCCAGCCCGGCGGCGAAGCCTTCCAGCCGGCCTACAGCCCGAACGGCGAGCTGATCGCCTTCATCGATAACCGCGACGCCATCAGCGTCGTGACCCGTCAGGGCCGCAACCGGCGCACCGTGTTCGGGCCTGAGCTCAATTATTCCTACTCGGATGGCGATCTGCAGTTCTCGTGGTCGCCGGATTCGCGCTGGATCGCGTCGAGCTTCACGCCGGGCAATTTCTTCTACGCCAATATCGGCGTGGCGCCGGCGGACGGGTCCGCGCCGCCACGCGACATCACCCTGACCGGCTATGGCGACTACGCCCCGCAATGGCATGAGGGCGGCGGCGCCATTGTCTGGGTGTCCAACCGTTATGGTCCGCGCAGCCACGGCAGCTGGGGCGCCCAGCAGGACGTGATGGCCGGGTTCCTGACCCAGTCGGCCTGGGACCGGTTCAATCTCACCGAACAGGAACGCGCCCTGGCCGAGGAGATGGAGGAGGACGACGAGGCCGGCGAGCGCGATGGCGCCCTGGCTGACTTCTTCAATTGGATCGGCGCGGCGCTGGAGGGTCCCGCCCAGCTCGATCTGGACGCCGTGGAGCAGCGCACCCGGCGCCTGACCATCCATTCGTCGGAACTGGCCGATGCGCGGCTCAATTCCGATTTGTCGGCGCTGTATTATCTCGCCCGGTTCGAGGGCGGGTTTGATCTGTGGATGCACGATCTGCACAAGGGCGAAACCAAGCGCATCGCCCAGCTCAATGCCCGCAGCGCCAGCCTGCAGCTGGCTGACGATTCCACCGCCTTCCTTCTGGTCGACGGCAATCTGCGCAAGGTCACCCTGCCGGGCGGCACGGTGACGCCGGTGGCCATCACCGCCGAGGTGAGCCTGCGCGCCGATTCCGAGCGCGCCCATCTGTTCGAGCATGTCTGGCGCCAGGTACAAGACAAATTCTACGATCCTGACTTCCACGGCGTCGACTGGCCGGCCATGCGCGCGGCGTATGAGCCCAAGCTCGCCGGGGTCTCCACCAGCCGCGATTTCGCACTGCTGATGTCGGAAATGCTGGGCCAGCTCAATGCCAGTCATACCGGCATGCGCTACCGCCCGCAGGACACCGGTAATGTGAACGATTCCACAGCCTCGCTGGGCGTGATCTATGATCTCTCGGCTGACGTCCCCGGACTGGTGATCGCTGAAGTCCTGCCCGGCGGGCCGCTGGACCGGGACGGGTTCGACATCCGGCCCGGCGCACGCATCACCGCCATCGCCGGGACGACGCTGGAGGCCGGCGTCAACCCGTTCAGCCTGCTCAACCGGCGGGCCGGTCAGCGAATCCGCATCACGATCGAGCCTGCACGCGGCGGACGCGCGCGCGAGCTGACCGTACGCCCCTACAGCCAGGGTCAGGAGGGTCAGGCGCGCTATGACCGCTGGATCGAGCGGCGGCGCGCCATCGTGGAGGAGGCCTCGGGCGGTCGCATCGGCTACGCCCATATCCGCTCCATGAACGATACGGGCTACCGCCAGGTCTATGGCGAGCTGCTGGGCCGCAATTTCCATCGCGAGGCGGTGGTCATCGACACCCGCTTCAATGGCGGCGGCTGGCTGCACGATGATCTGCTCACCCTGCTCACGGGCGAGGATTATTTCCGGCTGCGGGCCCGAGACAGGATCATTCGCGGTGCGCCCGAGGAGCGCTGGTCGCGCCCCAGCGCCGTGGTCATGAACGAGGGCAATTACTCCAACGCCCACATGTTCCCCTATGTCTACCAGCTGTTCGGCGTCGGGCCGCTGGTGGGCATGCCGGTGCCGGGTACGGGCACGGCGGTGTGGTGGGAGACGCTGATGACCGGCGATCTGGTGTTCGGCATTCCCCAGCTGCCGGTGCTCGACCCCGATGACCGGCCGGTGGAGAATCAGGAGCTGCAGCCCGATATCCTCATCGACAACCCGCCCGCGGAAGCCGCGCGCGGCGAGGACGCCCAGCTTCAGGCCGCCGTGGCGGCGCTGATCGATATATTGGAGGCGCAGGAGTGA
- a CDS encoding Hpt domain-containing protein — MSEGERGGLTVLDRAHLAMYSGGDAALEAELFALLEGQIEACTQRMAQAAPGDAQAWRDAAHTLKGAARGVGAMQLGEACAAAETRPHDAGALEAVRTAAKAVRDAMRHARGA; from the coding sequence GTGAGTGAAGGCGAGCGAGGTGGCCTGACGGTGCTCGATCGCGCCCATCTGGCCATGTATAGCGGCGGGGATGCGGCGCTGGAGGCCGAATTGTTCGCCCTGCTGGAGGGTCAGATCGAGGCGTGCACGCAGCGCATGGCTCAGGCCGCGCCCGGCGATGCTCAGGCCTGGCGCGATGCGGCCCATACGCTCAAAGGCGCGGCGCGCGGCGTCGGGGCGATGCAGCTGGGCGAGGCGTGCGCCGCCGCGGAGACGCGGCCTCATGATGCGGGCGCGCTGGAAGCCGTCAGGACAGCGGCCAAGGCTGTGCGCGACGCCATGAGGCATGCGCGCGGGGCCTGA
- a CDS encoding chorismate mutase, which produces MTRSTPLPPGLDLEDLAARTAPQACEDMSGVRDGVDRLDRALVALIAERTRYMAAAARIKPHRDAVRDEARIEDVVEKVCHAAARAGLPVTLAEPVWRELVEQSIAYELDTFDRTRG; this is translated from the coding sequence ATGACTCGCTCCACGCCCCTGCCCCCCGGACTGGACCTTGAGGATCTGGCCGCGCGCACCGCGCCGCAGGCCTGCGAGGACATGTCCGGTGTGCGCGATGGCGTGGACCGGCTGGACCGGGCACTGGTCGCCCTGATCGCCGAGCGCACCCGCTACATGGCTGCCGCCGCGCGCATCAAACCGCACCGCGACGCCGTGCGTGATGAAGCCCGTATCGAAGATGTGGTGGAAAAGGTCTGCCACGCGGCGGCCCGGGCCGGACTGCCCGTGACGCTGGCCGAGCCGGTCTGGCGTGAACTGGTAGAGCAGTCCATCGCCTACGAGCTGGATACCTTTGATCGTACGCGCGGCTGA
- a CDS encoding VWA domain-containing protein, whose protein sequence is MFHRFFTELRAAKIPVSTREYLTLLEALHKGAINADLDSFYAVSRAALVKDERHFDKFDKVFAHVFEGIEALGDLFKGDEVPEDWLRAELMRHLSDEDKAAIEAMDFDALMETLQQRLKEQSERHEGGSKWIGTGGTSPYGHSGWNPAGVRIGGQSRNKQAIKVWEHRRFKDLDSDRELGTRNLKVALRRLRRFARDGAAEELDLNATISATARQGHLDVKMRPERRNAIKVLVFFDVGGSMDPYIDLTERLFSAARSVFKNLEYFYFHNCPYEAVWRSNQRRRVEVIPVWDVLHKYPGDYKIVFVGDAAMAPSEITHPGGSVEHWNEEAGGVWLRRILETYPHAVWLNPTPESWWAHTYSVQLVREIIGPQRMFPLTLDGVDRAMKALAR, encoded by the coding sequence ATGTTCCACCGCTTCTTCACCGAGCTGCGTGCGGCGAAAATCCCGGTCTCCACCCGGGAATACCTGACCCTGCTTGAAGCCCTGCACAAGGGCGCCATCAACGCTGATCTCGACAGTTTCTACGCCGTCAGCCGGGCCGCACTGGTCAAGGACGAGCGTCATTTCGACAAGTTCGACAAGGTGTTCGCCCACGTCTTTGAAGGCATTGAGGCGCTGGGCGATCTGTTCAAGGGCGATGAAGTCCCCGAAGACTGGCTGCGCGCCGAGCTGATGCGCCATCTGTCCGACGAGGACAAGGCCGCCATCGAGGCGATGGATTTCGACGCCCTGATGGAGACGCTGCAGCAGCGCCTCAAAGAGCAATCGGAACGCCACGAAGGCGGCAGTAAATGGATCGGCACGGGCGGGACCAGCCCCTATGGCCATTCCGGCTGGAACCCGGCCGGCGTGCGCATTGGTGGCCAGTCGCGCAACAAGCAGGCGATCAAGGTCTGGGAGCATCGCCGGTTCAAGGATCTTGATTCAGATCGCGAGCTGGGCACGCGCAATCTGAAGGTCGCGCTGCGCCGCCTGCGCCGCTTCGCCCGGGACGGCGCCGCTGAGGAGCTTGATCTTAACGCCACGATCAGCGCCACCGCGCGCCAGGGCCATCTGGATGTGAAAATGCGCCCCGAACGGCGCAACGCCATCAAGGTGCTGGTCTTCTTCGATGTGGGCGGGTCCATGGACCCGTATATCGACCTGACGGAGCGGCTGTTCTCGGCGGCGCGTTCGGTGTTCAAAAATCTCGAATATTTCTACTTCCACAACTGCCCTTACGAGGCGGTGTGGCGCTCCAACCAGCGCCGCCGCGTGGAAGTCATTCCCGTCTGGGACGTGCTCCACAAGTATCCTGGCGACTACAAGATCGTGTTCGTCGGCGACGCAGCCATGGCGCCCAGCGAGATCACCCATCCCGGCGGCTCGGTGGAGCACTGGAATGAGGAGGCCGGCGGCGTTTGGCTGCGCCGGATACTGGAGACCTACCCCCATGCCGTCTGGCTCAATCCTACGCCGGAAAGCTGGTGGGCGCATACCTATTCAGTTCAGCTGGTGCGCGAGATCATCGGCCCCCAGCGCATGTTCCCGCTCACCCTGGACGGGGTGGACCGGGCCATGAAGGCGCTGGCGCGTTGA
- a CDS encoding MoxR family ATPase — MRFEGTASYVATDELAAAVNAAIILERPLLVKGEPGTGKTELARQVADSLGAPLLEWHIKSTTKAHQGLYEYDAVARLRDSQLGDDRVHDVSNYIRKGKLWEAFTAPERPVLLIDEIDKADIEFPNDLLQELDRMEFNVYETGQTIRAERRPVVIITSNNEKELPDAFLRRCFFHFIAFPDEETMEQIVKVHFPNLKGRLLSDALTKFFEMRTVPGLKKKPSTSELLDWLKLLLAEDVDPAVLRERDPRKLIPPMHGALLKNEQDVQLFERLAFMARRDGG; from the coding sequence ATGCGATTTGAAGGCACAGCGTCCTATGTGGCCACAGACGAGCTGGCCGCCGCGGTCAATGCCGCGATCATTCTGGAGCGCCCGCTTCTGGTGAAGGGTGAGCCGGGCACGGGCAAGACCGAGCTGGCGCGTCAGGTGGCGGATTCCCTCGGGGCGCCGCTGCTGGAATGGCACATCAAATCCACCACCAAGGCCCATCAGGGCCTGTATGAATATGACGCGGTGGCGCGCCTGCGCGATTCCCAGCTGGGCGATGACCGGGTCCACGACGTCAGCAACTACATCCGCAAGGGCAAGCTGTGGGAGGCGTTCACCGCGCCCGAGCGCCCGGTCCTGCTGATCGACGAGATCGACAAGGCCGACATCGAATTTCCCAACGATCTCCTCCAGGAGCTCGACCGGATGGAATTCAATGTTTACGAGACCGGGCAGACCATCCGCGCCGAGCGCCGCCCCGTGGTGATCATCACCTCCAACAACGAAAAGGAGCTGCCGGACGCCTTCCTGCGCCGGTGCTTCTTCCACTTCATCGCTTTTCCTGACGAGGAAACGATGGAGCAGATCGTCAAGGTGCACTTCCCCAATCTGAAGGGCCGGCTCCTGTCGGACGCCCTGACCAAATTCTTCGAAATGCGCACTGTGCCGGGGCTCAAGAAAAAGCCGTCCACGTCGGAACTGCTGGACTGGCTGAAACTCCTCCTGGCCGAGGATGTGGACCCGGCGGTTTTGCGCGAGCGTGATCCGCGCAAGCTGATCCCGCCCATGCATGGCGCGCTTTTGAAGAACGAGCAGGATGTGCAGCTGTTCGAGCGCCTGGCCTTCATGGCCCGCCGCGACGGCGGATAG
- a CDS encoding VOC family protein — translation MIGYVTLGSRDVQKAAPFYDALANELGTPRMMESDSFIAWGKPDGPAGIGLTLPFNGEPASVGNGVMVALAARDTDQVRRLYEIALAHGGKCEGPPGPRGEGFYAAYFRDPDGNKLNAFVMG, via the coding sequence ATGATTGGCTACGTAACGCTCGGCAGCCGTGACGTCCAGAAGGCCGCGCCGTTCTATGACGCTCTGGCGAATGAACTGGGCACGCCGCGCATGATGGAAAGCGACAGCTTTATCGCCTGGGGCAAGCCGGATGGACCGGCGGGGATCGGCCTGACCTTGCCGTTCAACGGCGAGCCCGCCAGCGTCGGCAATGGCGTGATGGTGGCGCTGGCCGCACGCGACACCGACCAGGTGCGCCGCTTGTACGAGATCGCGCTGGCGCACGGCGGCAAATGCGAAGGCCCTCCGGGCCCGCGCGGCGAAGGCTTCTATGCCGCCTATTTCCGCGATCCTGACGGCAACAAGCTCAACGCATTCGTGATGGGCTGA